The nucleotide sequence TCAAGATGTCGCAGCACATCGATTTTCCCTTCCATGTCCTTGAGAACAGCAACAGTGCGCGCAACGCTCTCAGCGCTACGATCTTTTAATTTAAATAGTACAATGTGAGTAATCATGAGTTCACACAATCCCTTCGACTGAAATACTTGGAAAAAAAGGAGCCTTGGGGGCTCCTTTCTCCAGTTACTCTACTACGATTTTTGCTACCATGTCGTTATGGCCTGTGCCACACATTATCGAACAACGAATCTCATAAGTACCCGGTGTGTCGAATGTAAATTCTGACTCAGGATTTTTACCATCAAGCTCTAGACTCAATCCTTCGAACTCAACCCCGTGATTGCCTAATTTGTTCACGAATTTAATCTTGTAGTTGGTTCCAGCTTTCACATGATACTCATTTGAATCGAAGCTGAAGTTTGTTGCTGTGATTTTTAGCAATTCTTGGCCTTCGACAAGATCTGCTGCTTCATTTTTCGGTTTCTCTGGTAATGCGGTTGCCATCAAATAAACTCCCATGGCACATGCGACTACAACAATGGTTGATAAAAGCCACTTATGCATCGTCTGCTCCCCTGCTTCCTAAATTGTCTACTACTTATATTACCTAAAATCGATGTTCGAACTCAAGCCCTTCGATGCATGAAAAAATAACTTTTTTAACTTTTGTCAAAATGATGAACGTTTTCCTTGAAGAAAATGGAACTATTCATCCTTTGTATCATCCTCAACACGATCTCTGAGCACTTGGATCAAGCGTCGTAAGCGTGGAGGGAAAGGCATTCCCAGTCGACCATAATTCTCCATAACGGATAGTAACTCATTGACAATATAGAAAGTAATCGCTCCACCCATCGCAAGCTCGATCTCAAAAAGCAAATCGATTCTGTGCGCGATCATAACTATAAGCAGCATGAGTCCTTTCTTGAACAATCCCCAAAAACCGATATTACTATTCAAACCGCTTCCATCCTTCATTGCAGCAGCGACCCCACTAATATAGTCAACTGCCATTACAACAAGTAAGAACGTCAGCGATTCGTTCCA is from Candidatus Cohnella colombiensis and encodes:
- a CDS encoding cupredoxin domain-containing protein, translated to MHKWLLSTIVVVACAMGVYLMATALPEKPKNEAADLVEGQELLKITATNFSFDSNEYHVKAGTNYKIKFVNKLGNHGVEFEGLSLELDGKNPESEFTFDTPGTYEIRCSIMCGTGHNDMVAKIVVE
- a CDS encoding phage holin family protein encodes the protein MHVYLGSICVVLGAAISFSFGMWNESLTFLLVVMAVDYISGVAAAMKDGSGLNSNIGFWGLFKKGLMLLIVMIAHRIDLLFEIELAMGGAITFYIVNELLSVMENYGRLGMPFPPRLRRLIQVLRDRVEDDTKDE